In a genomic window of uncultured Sphaerochaeta sp.:
- a CDS encoding HD domain-containing phosphohydrolase, which translates to MTKHIVTTDDDPAIRKILQIMLRKEGYEVTACENGHELLALLRSKAETVDLLLLDIKMPGFSGFELLDMLRLSYPHLPVVMLTAFNDLDTGMKAIRLGATDYLSKPVHRDTLLSCVKRVLDKAQEQKLLLLENQRNQEQQHQLELELQQTLTALKSTTMATLEAFSETIEQKDSYTKGHCSRVRDVAVALGKAVGLGKEALSVVEGGSLLHDIGKISVPEEILNKDSSLTKEEYEVIKGHPAAGERIVRHLPSFQPYLPIVRSHHERIDGLGYPDGLKGEQIPLEVRIVSLADAFDAMTSSRAYREALPTELAIEELKFYSGTQFDADLVNFFIEKELYTL; encoded by the coding sequence ATGACTAAACATATTGTAACAACCGATGATGATCCTGCAATCCGAAAAATCCTACAGATCATGCTGAGAAAAGAGGGCTATGAGGTAACTGCCTGTGAAAACGGACATGAACTTCTGGCCCTTCTTCGTTCCAAGGCGGAAACAGTGGACCTGTTGCTGCTGGATATCAAGATGCCGGGATTCTCCGGCTTTGAGCTTTTGGACATGCTTCGCCTCAGCTATCCTCACCTTCCGGTGGTCATGCTCACGGCCTTCAACGACCTGGATACCGGCATGAAGGCAATCCGCCTCGGGGCTACCGACTACCTTTCCAAGCCGGTGCACCGCGATACCCTGCTTTCCTGTGTAAAGCGGGTGCTGGACAAGGCGCAGGAGCAAAAACTCTTACTCTTGGAAAATCAGAGGAACCAGGAGCAACAGCACCAGTTGGAACTGGAACTGCAACAGACGCTTACTGCGCTCAAGAGTACCACGATGGCTACCCTGGAGGCGTTCAGCGAGACCATCGAGCAGAAAGACTCCTATACCAAGGGACATTGCAGCCGTGTTCGCGACGTTGCAGTCGCCTTGGGCAAGGCCGTAGGCCTGGGCAAGGAAGCACTCTCTGTTGTCGAAGGTGGCTCGCTGTTGCATGATATCGGCAAGATCAGCGTTCCTGAGGAAATCCTGAACAAGGACAGCTCCCTCACCAAAGAGGAGTATGAGGTGATAAAGGGGCATCCGGCAGCTGGAGAACGCATTGTGCGGCACCTCCCTTCCTTCCAACCCTACCTTCCCATCGTACGCAGTCATCATGAACGCATCGATGGCCTTGGCTACCCCGATGGCCTGAAAGGGGAGCAGATTCCCCTGGAAGTGCGCATCGTCAGTCTTGCGGACGCTTTCGATGCCATGACCAGCAGCCGTGCTTACCGCGAGGCCCTCCCAACCGAGCTTGCCATCGAGGAACTGAAATTCTACTCAGGAACACAGTTCGATGCTGATCTGGTGAACTTTTTCATCGAAAAAGAGCTGTACACCCTCTGA